The following coding sequences lie in one Candidatus Eremiobacterota bacterium genomic window:
- a CDS encoding ATP-binding cassette domain-containing protein has product MTAPQRLTLGTCALGRAIDARGAPLDRGPLLRGRSVSLELRPPRPNERIAIAAPLWTGTRAIDALLTIGRGARVGIFGAPGAGKTTLLESIAQGCAADATVVALVGERGREAQRWIERRDHRTTVVCATSDRPARERSAAAHVAAAHARALRERGLHVLFVLDSLARCAAAWRELRVAEGESAGRGGYPPGVFAQMAQLVEVAGSLDCGSITLVCTVINDGDDRDPVSEAARSLLDGHVVLSARLAEAGWFPAVDVLASASRTMDAVADESHRHAAHMVRRALALLDRTADARSLGIDPDTDAARVAMAAESGPRSLLAPRAGVRAR; this is encoded by the coding sequence GTGACTGCGCCGCAGCGCCTCACATTAGGCACCTGCGCCCTGGGTCGCGCAATTGACGCCCGCGGCGCGCCCCTCGACCGCGGACCGTTGCTGCGAGGCCGAAGCGTTTCGCTGGAGTTGCGGCCGCCTCGACCGAACGAGCGAATCGCAATCGCCGCTCCGCTCTGGACGGGAACTCGCGCGATTGACGCGTTGCTGACAATCGGGCGAGGCGCGCGCGTCGGCATTTTTGGGGCGCCCGGAGCTGGTAAAACGACGTTGCTGGAGTCGATTGCGCAGGGTTGCGCGGCCGATGCGACCGTTGTTGCGCTCGTCGGTGAGCGCGGACGGGAAGCCCAGCGTTGGATCGAACGGCGCGACCATCGCACGACAGTCGTTTGCGCGACCAGCGACCGTCCGGCCCGGGAACGCAGCGCCGCCGCGCACGTCGCAGCCGCCCACGCCCGGGCCTTGCGCGAGCGCGGATTGCACGTGCTCTTCGTGCTCGATAGCTTAGCACGCTGTGCTGCGGCCTGGCGCGAACTGCGTGTCGCCGAGGGCGAAAGCGCCGGACGAGGGGGATATCCGCCGGGCGTCTTCGCGCAAATGGCCCAGCTCGTGGAAGTCGCCGGCTCGCTGGATTGCGGATCGATTACACTGGTTTGCACCGTGATCAACGACGGCGACGATCGGGATCCGGTCAGCGAGGCGGCGCGCTCGCTGCTCGACGGACACGTCGTGCTTTCGGCGCGTCTGGCCGAGGCCGGATGGTTTCCCGCCGTCGACGTTCTCGCCAGCGCGAGCCGTACGATGGATGCAGTTGCCGATGAGTCGCATCGGCATGCGGCTCATATGGTCCGTCGCGCGCTCGCTCTGCTCGATCGGACCGCCGATGCTCGCTCGTTGGGCATCGATCCGGATACCGATGCCGCGCGTGTGGCAATGGCGGCTGAAAGCGGCCCTCGAAGCCTTCTTGCGCCAAGAGCAGGCGTGCGCGCACGATGA
- the fliN gene encoding flagellar motor switch protein FliN, with the protein MTENDTMGLLMQVPLRLTVAIGSCTMPVAEILKLGAGSIVELDRSVNVPVDLLVNEKPIARGEIVAVEESFGLRITELLAL; encoded by the coding sequence GTGACGGAGAACGATACCATGGGCCTGCTGATGCAGGTCCCGCTGCGCCTCACGGTTGCCATTGGCAGCTGCACGATGCCGGTCGCCGAGATCCTCAAGCTCGGCGCCGGCTCGATTGTGGAGCTGGATCGCAGCGTTAACGTTCCGGTCGATCTGCTCGTGAACGAAAAGCCGATCGCTCGCGGCGAAATCGTTGCCGTAGAAGAGAGTTTCGGCTTGCGCATTACGGAGTTGCTCGCGCTGTGA
- the fliP gene encoding flagellar type III secretion system pore protein FliP (The bacterial flagellar biogenesis protein FliP forms a type III secretion system (T3SS)-type pore required for flagellar assembly.): MLSLVPLILVMCTSFVRIVVVLSLVRSAIGASALPPNSVLTGLALVLTLVVMAPTAQRIGREAVDPYSRGTITPSQALARGAAPLRSFMLRQTRVADVAVFARIARRPPEPVQRVPITVLVPAFVVGELRSAFAIGFALYLPFVAIDLAVAAMLMGLGMMMLSPPVVSLPVKLLLFVMVDGWAMLCGGVAASFR; encoded by the coding sequence ATGCTCTCGCTCGTCCCGTTGATCCTGGTCATGTGCACGTCGTTCGTGCGCATCGTCGTTGTCCTGTCGCTCGTTCGCTCTGCCATCGGAGCGTCGGCGCTTCCACCGAATTCGGTGCTTACGGGGCTGGCGCTTGTCTTGACGTTGGTGGTGATGGCCCCAACGGCGCAGCGCATCGGCCGTGAGGCGGTCGATCCTTACTCGCGCGGTACCATCACGCCGTCGCAAGCGCTCGCGCGCGGCGCTGCGCCGCTGCGATCGTTTATGCTCCGCCAGACACGAGTCGCCGACGTGGCGGTCTTCGCGCGCATTGCGCGGCGGCCGCCCGAACCCGTACAGCGTGTTCCAATCACCGTGCTCGTTCCGGCCTTCGTCGTCGGCGAGTTGCGGAGTGCCTTTGCCATTGGGTTCGCCCTCTATTTGCCCTTCGTGGCCATCGACTTAGCAGTTGCGGCAATGCTGATGGGGCTGGGCATGATGATGCTCAGTCCGCCGGTGGTCTCGCTTCCGGTGAAGTTATTGCTCTTTGTTATGGTCGACGGCTGGGCGATGCTCTGCGGAGGCGTTGCGGCAAGCTTTCGATAA
- the metF gene encoding methylenetetrahydrofolate reductase [NAD(P)H], translating into MRISDALATQRPFFSFEFFPPKDDEGSRQLFETIAALRPLRPAFVSITYGAGGSTRARTVALAKEIQQHIGLTVVAHVTCIGADRGQLRTLFDDLARAGIENVLALRGDAPPGSEFKAAPGGFSHANELIAMLRRNYGFCIGAACYPEKHPEAASSNDDLANLKLKADAGAQFLVSQLFFDNELFFEFERRTRAAGITLPILPGLMPITNYAQIQRFVAMCGASIPPKLRVEMEARKGDVKAVEDLGVAFASMQALGLLQAGAPGIHFYTLNRSPATRAIVSSLLAASAWRPAFQASTTR; encoded by the coding sequence ATGCGCATCAGCGACGCATTGGCAACGCAGCGGCCGTTCTTCTCATTTGAATTTTTTCCGCCCAAGGATGACGAAGGCTCCCGACAGCTGTTTGAGACGATCGCAGCGTTGCGGCCGCTGCGCCCGGCATTCGTTTCCATCACCTACGGTGCCGGCGGTTCCACCCGGGCGCGAACCGTCGCGCTCGCGAAGGAGATCCAACAACACATCGGTCTCACAGTCGTGGCGCACGTCACCTGTATTGGCGCAGACCGCGGACAACTACGAACGCTCTTTGACGACTTGGCCCGCGCCGGTATCGAGAACGTCCTGGCGCTGCGCGGCGATGCGCCGCCGGGTAGCGAGTTCAAAGCGGCGCCCGGCGGCTTTTCGCACGCAAACGAACTGATCGCGATGTTGCGCCGCAACTACGGCTTTTGCATCGGCGCCGCGTGTTATCCCGAGAAGCATCCCGAGGCCGCGAGTTCTAACGACGATCTCGCTAACCTCAAGCTCAAGGCCGATGCGGGCGCCCAATTTCTGGTTTCCCAGCTATTCTTCGACAACGAGCTTTTCTTCGAGTTCGAGCGCCGGACGCGCGCAGCCGGCATCACCCTGCCGATTCTTCCCGGGCTCATGCCCATCACCAACTACGCCCAGATCCAGCGTTTCGTCGCCATGTGCGGCGCGAGCATCCCGCCGAAGCTGCGCGTCGAAATGGAAGCCCGCAAAGGCGACGTCAAAGCGGTCGAGGATCTCGGGGTTGCGTTCGCGTCGATGCAGGCGCTCGGACTGCTGCAAGCCGGCGCGCCGGGCATTCATTTTTATACGTTGAACCGCTCGCCCGCAACCCGCGCGATCGTATCGTCGCTGTTGGCCGCCAGCGCCTGGCGACCGGCATTTCAAGCTTCAACAACCCGGTAA
- a CDS encoding flagellar biosynthetic protein FliQ — protein sequence MEVLDGLLHDALVTTATLALPVLGVAALVGTAVAVVQAATQVQKQTLTLLPKIVAVGATVAFFGWPAMHLVAELFERSLAAIPSLTAVPVQTSPW from the coding sequence GTGGAGGTCCTCGACGGATTGCTGCACGACGCGCTCGTAACCACAGCGACGCTTGCGCTTCCCGTGCTTGGCGTCGCGGCACTCGTCGGCACGGCGGTCGCCGTGGTGCAAGCGGCAACGCAAGTGCAAAAACAGACGCTCACCTTGCTGCCGAAAATCGTGGCCGTGGGTGCCACCGTAGCATTCTTCGGCTGGCCCGCGATGCATCTCGTCGCCGAACTCTTCGAACGATCGCTGGCAGCGATTCCGAGCCTGACCGCGGTTCCGGTACAGACTTCGCCGTGGTAA
- a CDS encoding flagellar biosynthetic protein FliR — MVTGLLVFARCVGFVFRAPGFSHPSVPSSLRAGLAVVLTGGILSGRHEAVRAFDDAALVAALLTEFLIGSALGMTASLVYDGAYAGGRIVDDYVGVRAIAPSLQLVAPSGFGRVWSLALTGGFFLSGAYRPALLGFAQSFARMAPGAPLQRTGWIEYASAFSETIVVVALQIAAPALATAFVAQIALGALSRVIPRFGSFTLAFPLTFAAALIATAICMPVMAVHVREPLLSIP; from the coding sequence GTGGTAACGGGGTTACTCGTCTTCGCGCGTTGTGTTGGCTTCGTTTTTCGCGCTCCGGGCTTCTCGCATCCAAGCGTGCCCTCGAGCCTGCGCGCCGGCCTTGCGGTGGTCCTTACTGGCGGAATTCTCTCCGGGCGACACGAGGCCGTTCGCGCCTTCGACGATGCCGCGCTGGTCGCGGCGCTGCTGACTGAGTTTCTGATCGGCAGCGCGCTTGGAATGACGGCGTCGCTGGTGTACGACGGTGCCTACGCCGGCGGTCGCATCGTCGACGACTACGTCGGCGTGCGCGCAATTGCGCCGAGTTTGCAGCTTGTCGCACCGAGCGGCTTCGGTCGGGTCTGGTCGCTCGCATTGACCGGTGGGTTCTTTCTCTCGGGCGCGTATCGTCCCGCGTTGCTCGGCTTTGCGCAGAGTTTCGCGCGAATGGCACCGGGAGCGCCACTGCAGCGGACGGGGTGGATTGAGTACGCGAGCGCGTTCTCGGAAACGATCGTCGTCGTCGCATTGCAGATTGCGGCACCGGCGTTAGCGACGGCATTCGTCGCTCAAATCGCACTCGGCGCGCTGTCGCGCGTGATTCCGCGCTTCGGCAGCTTCACGCTTGCGTTCCCACTAACGTTTGCCGCGGCGCTGATCGCGACGGCGATTTGTATGCCGGTGATGGCCGTTCACGTACGGGAACCCCTGCTTTCGATTCCGTGA
- a CDS encoding EscU/YscU/HrcU family type III secretion system export apparatus switch protein: MSDASEKPFEPTPHRIRKARREGNVARSSEFGANCSFAAGALALAAVAPVLGVVTHRAFVAAARQSVKESWLIVAVALLPIAAASIAGAFGNLLQNGGLMTVAIGPQFGRINPFEGIKRILSRETAAHSLRSFLAFICAVGAMAPFFAWGGSVVVQATTLNDVAVSAWSAARGVMTAACIVGFAFAVAEYGAARGTWLRRLRMSFDERKREAREEEGDAITRGRRRALHRSVLRGGLRALSKAAFVVANPEHVAIALQYRPPEIPVPRVLVRAADSLAMRVRAAAKTYGIPVVENVWLARALYRDARAGEAIPHVHYVAVAEVVSALLRANEIAG, encoded by the coding sequence ATGAGCGATGCGTCGGAGAAGCCGTTCGAGCCGACGCCGCATCGAATCCGCAAGGCCCGACGTGAAGGAAACGTCGCCCGCTCGAGCGAGTTCGGGGCGAACTGTTCCTTCGCAGCCGGCGCTTTGGCGCTCGCGGCCGTCGCACCGGTACTCGGCGTGGTAACTCACCGGGCGTTCGTTGCTGCCGCGAGGCAGAGCGTGAAAGAAAGCTGGCTCATCGTCGCCGTCGCATTGTTGCCGATCGCTGCTGCCTCGATCGCCGGCGCGTTCGGTAACCTCTTGCAGAACGGCGGGCTGATGACCGTAGCGATCGGGCCTCAGTTCGGGCGCATCAATCCCTTCGAAGGTATCAAACGCATTCTCTCGCGTGAAACGGCGGCGCATTCACTGCGCTCGTTCCTCGCCTTCATCTGTGCTGTCGGCGCGATGGCGCCGTTCTTTGCGTGGGGCGGTTCGGTGGTCGTGCAGGCCACGACGCTCAACGATGTCGCGGTCTCTGCTTGGAGTGCCGCGCGCGGGGTGATGACCGCGGCGTGCATTGTCGGCTTCGCTTTCGCCGTTGCCGAGTACGGTGCGGCGCGCGGCACTTGGCTACGGCGCCTGCGCATGAGCTTCGACGAACGCAAACGCGAAGCTCGCGAGGAAGAAGGCGACGCGATAACCCGAGGCCGCCGCCGCGCGCTGCATCGTTCCGTATTGCGCGGCGGTCTTCGCGCTCTGAGCAAGGCGGCGTTCGTCGTCGCCAATCCCGAGCATGTCGCGATCGCATTGCAATACCGGCCGCCGGAGATTCCAGTGCCGCGGGTGCTCGTACGCGCCGCAGACTCGCTGGCGATGCGCGTGCGCGCGGCGGCGAAAACGTACGGCATTCCGGTCGTCGAGAACGTTTGGCTCGCGCGAGCCCTCTACCGCGATGCGCGCGCCGGCGAGGCGATCCCGCACGTCCACTACGTCGCCGTCGCCGAGGTCGTCTCGGCGCTGTTGCGTGCCAACGAGATCGCGGGATGA
- a CDS encoding FHIPEP family type III secretion protein: protein MSSQKRAVYAFAAILLTVVAILIVPLPPWLLDALLGINIFGSALVLLLAVTVEDPLEFSAFAPALLVATLFRLSLDVSATRLILTSGSTPGAVGSIIPAFGAFVVHGNLVVGIIVFAILVTIQFVVIASGSQRVAEVAARFTLDAMPGKQMAIDADVHAGALDAEGARRKRETVQREADFYGAMDGAGKFVKGDAIAALVIVALNLTGGIVVGVAYHALSPLDALNTFALLSIGNALVTTLPAFLISTGMGMMVTRVASEGSLGVDLAAQLFARPDALRSAGGLMLALALVPALPRPLFFVLGASAFSIAHAAQRQRKRREAESNETRERIRRNAMRRPELALGLVGVDAISIDIGADLANLLAAPLADALLDRIGEVRRALAADIGVVLPGVRLRDDLSRDPHSYRIRVRDRLVATGRLDLERVLAVAGETVLERLNGAIEREPVYGLPAAWIDPAARELAADLGALVFDPISVLGSHLAEISRTYAAQLVGRQELQTLLEHLRSTMPALVKEVGSDALPLRAFHRAVTLLLREGAWPRDPVAVIEAMLEANTHDPAELAEAARRAIVPDLLRRRGISQLEPAIFEPEFEGRLVAAWCRYGTDGLEPRTALALRARIEGYAATTPRDRAAVVCTAALRPVLADFLLRSGIRIGVYAFGELPNEVKLAPAEVLAEVEPNALAACT, encoded by the coding sequence ATGAGCTCGCAAAAACGGGCGGTGTATGCGTTTGCCGCCATTTTATTGACGGTCGTGGCCATTCTGATCGTACCCCTGCCGCCATGGCTGCTGGACGCGTTGCTCGGGATTAACATCTTTGGTTCGGCGCTGGTTTTGCTGCTCGCCGTAACCGTTGAGGATCCGCTCGAGTTCTCGGCGTTTGCGCCGGCATTGCTGGTCGCCACGCTCTTTCGGCTCTCCCTCGACGTGTCGGCCACGCGTCTAATTTTAACCTCGGGCTCGACGCCGGGCGCCGTCGGCTCGATCATTCCAGCGTTCGGCGCGTTCGTGGTTCATGGAAATCTCGTTGTCGGCATCATCGTTTTTGCGATCTTGGTCACCATCCAGTTCGTCGTCATCGCCAGCGGCTCGCAGCGTGTGGCAGAAGTTGCGGCGCGGTTCACCCTCGACGCCATGCCGGGAAAGCAGATGGCGATCGATGCCGACGTGCACGCGGGCGCGCTCGACGCTGAAGGCGCGCGCCGTAAACGCGAAACGGTGCAGCGCGAGGCCGACTTCTACGGCGCCATGGACGGCGCCGGAAAATTTGTGAAGGGCGACGCGATCGCCGCGCTGGTGATCGTCGCGCTCAATCTGACCGGCGGCATCGTTGTTGGTGTGGCCTATCACGCGCTCTCGCCGCTCGACGCGCTCAACACCTTCGCGCTGCTTTCCATCGGCAACGCGCTCGTCACGACGCTTCCGGCATTTCTTATCTCGACGGGGATGGGAATGATGGTGACGCGAGTCGCGTCCGAAGGATCGCTGGGCGTCGACCTCGCCGCACAGCTCTTCGCGCGACCCGACGCGTTGCGCAGCGCCGGCGGCCTGATGCTCGCGCTCGCGCTCGTCCCGGCGCTGCCGCGTCCGCTCTTTTTCGTGCTCGGCGCGAGCGCGTTTTCGATTGCCCATGCGGCGCAACGGCAACGCAAACGACGCGAAGCCGAGTCAAACGAAACGCGCGAGCGCATCAGGCGAAATGCTATGCGCCGGCCGGAGCTCGCGCTCGGCCTGGTCGGCGTCGACGCCATCTCGATCGACATCGGCGCCGACCTAGCGAATCTGCTCGCAGCACCGCTGGCCGACGCGCTGCTCGATAGGATTGGCGAAGTTCGCCGCGCGCTCGCCGCCGACATCGGCGTCGTGCTTCCCGGCGTACGACTGCGTGACGACCTTTCACGCGATCCGCACAGTTACCGCATTCGAGTTCGCGATCGTCTGGTCGCGACAGGTCGTCTCGATCTCGAGCGCGTGCTGGCGGTGGCCGGCGAGACGGTGCTCGAACGATTGAACGGCGCCATCGAACGAGAGCCGGTCTATGGCTTGCCCGCCGCCTGGATCGACCCGGCGGCACGCGAACTCGCGGCCGACCTCGGAGCGCTCGTCTTCGATCCGATCTCCGTCTTGGGTTCGCATCTGGCGGAGATCTCACGGACGTATGCCGCCCAGCTTGTGGGACGTCAAGAACTGCAGACGCTGCTCGAGCATTTGCGTTCGACGATGCCGGCGTTGGTCAAAGAAGTGGGAAGCGACGCGTTGCCATTGCGCGCGTTCCACCGCGCCGTTACGCTATTGTTGCGCGAGGGCGCGTGGCCGCGCGATCCGGTCGCCGTGATCGAGGCGATGCTCGAAGCGAACACGCACGATCCGGCCGAGCTCGCCGAAGCGGCTCGCCGAGCAATCGTGCCCGATCTGTTGCGCCGTCGCGGCATCTCGCAACTCGAGCCGGCGATCTTCGAACCCGAGTTCGAAGGGAGACTGGTTGCCGCATGGTGCCGGTACGGTACCGACGGGCTCGAGCCGAGAACCGCACTTGCGCTGCGCGCCCGCATCGAAGGTTATGCTGCAACGACACCGCGTGACCGCGCGGCAGTCGTCTGTACCGCCGCACTGCGTCCGGTGCTGGCCGACTTCTTGCTGCGTTCCGGTATTCGCATCGGCGTCTACGCGTTCGGCGAATTGCCGAACGAGGTGAAGCTGGCGCCCGCCGAGGTGCTCGCGGAAGTCGAACCGAACGCGCTGGCGGCATGCACCTAA
- a CDS encoding Na+:solute symporter yields the protein MHLSRLDWIIVAVSLGVSFVPAIVMARRAGRNITEFFAAGRAAPWWLIGISLVATTFSTDTPNLVTNLVRDGGVAENWVWWSFLLTGMATVFFYARLWRRSRVLTDLEFYELRYAGRAASFVRGFRALYLGLFFNCWIIATVNLALVKIAGILFGWPRAETLAISVAIPIIFAATAGLWGVMVTDMIQFCITMTSAFAAAYFAIHAPGVGGLHGLIAHVRAANPGALALVPDFKDWHTALGIFVIPITVLWWSVWYPGAEPGGGSYVAQRMLAARSESDALFGTFAFQVMHYALRPWPWIVVALASTIVYPTMHDIQLRFPGVAPSLLGNDIAYPAMLVFLPSGFAGFMVAGIFAAYRSTIETHLNWGTSYLVHDFYQRFIAPGASQRELVFAGRLVTVLLMVLGVAFTLALDNAKNAFNLLLSIGAGTGLIYLLRWFWWRINAWSEVSAMAASFVVSLGFFAAAKLGHTVDTSVMLLTTIATTTAVWLAVTFATPPVDANVLAEFYARVRPAGPGWSRIRRQFALERSPDSMPLALAGWVFGLAAVYGALFAAGGFVYGRPATGIVWSGIAAAAIAGLLVTGRHLWEVAAGPARVEG from the coding sequence ATGCACCTAAGTAGGCTTGATTGGATCATCGTCGCCGTCTCGTTAGGTGTCAGCTTCGTTCCGGCGATCGTTATGGCGCGCCGAGCCGGGCGCAACATCACCGAATTCTTCGCGGCTGGGCGGGCGGCGCCGTGGTGGTTGATCGGTATCTCGCTCGTCGCGACCACGTTTTCTACCGATACGCCCAATCTCGTCACTAATCTCGTTCGCGACGGCGGCGTTGCCGAAAACTGGGTCTGGTGGTCGTTTCTGCTCACCGGCATGGCGACGGTCTTTTTTTATGCGCGCCTCTGGCGGCGATCGCGCGTGCTGACCGATCTCGAGTTTTACGAACTTCGCTATGCGGGGCGCGCGGCGTCCTTCGTGCGCGGCTTCCGCGCGCTCTATCTCGGACTCTTTTTCAACTGCTGGATCATCGCGACGGTCAATCTTGCGCTGGTAAAGATCGCCGGCATCCTCTTCGGCTGGCCGCGTGCCGAAACGCTGGCAATTTCCGTCGCGATTCCCATTATCTTTGCGGCGACGGCAGGGCTGTGGGGCGTCATGGTCACCGATATGATTCAGTTTTGCATCACCATGACCTCAGCGTTCGCCGCGGCCTATTTTGCGATTCATGCGCCCGGAGTCGGCGGATTGCACGGGTTGATCGCACATGTGAGGGCTGCCAATCCCGGCGCGCTCGCGCTTGTGCCGGACTTCAAAGATTGGCACACGGCGCTCGGCATCTTCGTGATTCCGATCACGGTCTTGTGGTGGTCGGTCTGGTATCCCGGCGCCGAACCCGGCGGCGGAAGCTACGTCGCGCAGCGAATGCTCGCCGCGCGCAGCGAATCCGACGCGCTCTTCGGCACGTTCGCCTTCCAAGTGATGCATTACGCGCTGCGGCCCTGGCCGTGGATCGTCGTCGCACTCGCCTCGACAATCGTCTATCCGACCATGCACGACATTCAACTGCGTTTTCCGGGAGTCGCACCGAGTCTGCTCGGGAACGACATCGCCTATCCGGCGATGCTCGTCTTTCTGCCCTCGGGTTTCGCGGGTTTCATGGTCGCGGGAATCTTCGCGGCCTATCGCTCGACGATCGAGACCCACCTGAACTGGGGGACGTCGTATCTCGTCCACGATTTCTATCAGCGCTTCATCGCGCCCGGCGCGAGCCAGCGCGAACTTGTCTTCGCGGGCCGCCTCGTGACCGTACTCTTGATGGTGCTCGGCGTCGCGTTCACGCTCGCGCTCGACAACGCGAAGAACGCGTTCAATCTCTTGCTTTCGATCGGCGCGGGTACGGGTCTGATCTACTTGCTGCGCTGGTTTTGGTGGCGCATCAACGCCTGGAGCGAAGTAAGCGCGATGGCGGCGTCGTTCGTCGTCTCGCTCGGCTTCTTCGCCGCGGCCAAGTTGGGGCATACCGTCGACACGAGCGTCATGCTCTTGACGACCATCGCTACAACGACGGCGGTGTGGCTTGCCGTGACCTTTGCGACGCCGCCCGTCGACGCAAACGTGCTCGCCGAATTTTACGCGCGCGTCCGTCCTGCCGGTCCGGGCTGGTCGCGCATCCGGCGGCAGTTTGCCTTGGAGCGCTCGCCCGACTCGATGCCGCTGGCGCTCGCCGGCTGGGTTTTTGGGCTTGCCGCGGTCTACGGCGCACTCTTTGCCGCCGGGGGCTTCGTTTACGGACGGCCGGCAACCGGCATCGTTTGGAGCGGCATCGCCGCAGCGGCCATCGCCGGGCTGCTCGTCACCGGCCGCCATCTCTGGGAGGTCGCGGCAGGCCCGGCACGCGTGGAAGGCTAA
- the secD gene encoding protein translocase subunit SecD: MDWKNLKAPFKALVILAICAISIFVVVPIQKTIHLGLDLQGGARLLLQLNPTAEVQKITAEVQAQTREVIDRRINGLGVAEPSISNVGTDRILVELPAVKDPDQAEQVLKQVAVLEYKIVPFDVAQKAEAALAVQQQPNAPAKDKAAAELYLSKTAYEKSGPVVYSGKDLKGAQASYDQAGRPNITFQTKDPARFGKLTTANVQKPLGIFLDHRYVSAPTVISPIYDSGEITGSFTQEQTITLANELNAGALPARISIIEKETIGPTLGKIDLVQSMRAAALGLGLVLIFMVGVYRLPGLLANLALAIYVLIMMAILALSHATLTLPGIAGFVLSIGMAVDANVLIFERIKEELWNGKTMRAAVRVGFQRAFSAVFDSHFTTIVGAGVLYMLGTGTVKGFAFTLFWGTVVSLFTAVFITRFFVDVLVDNEILTSPELYGVKRSELGIFAKTAGAET, translated from the coding sequence ATGGACTGGAAAAATTTAAAGGCGCCGTTCAAGGCGCTGGTCATCCTCGCTATTTGCGCGATTTCCATCTTCGTGGTCGTGCCGATCCAGAAGACGATTCATCTCGGGCTCGATCTGCAGGGCGGAGCGCGGCTCTTGCTGCAGCTCAACCCCACCGCCGAGGTTCAGAAGATCACCGCGGAGGTGCAGGCCCAGACCCGCGAAGTGATCGATCGTCGCATCAACGGCCTCGGCGTCGCCGAACCGTCGATCAGCAACGTGGGAACGGATCGCATCTTGGTCGAGCTTCCCGCCGTCAAGGATCCCGATCAAGCCGAGCAGGTGCTCAAACAAGTTGCCGTGCTTGAGTATAAGATCGTGCCGTTCGACGTCGCTCAGAAAGCCGAAGCCGCGCTCGCGGTGCAGCAACAGCCCAATGCGCCGGCGAAAGACAAGGCAGCCGCGGAACTCTATCTGTCAAAGACCGCCTATGAAAAGAGCGGCCCGGTCGTCTATTCCGGTAAGGACCTGAAAGGCGCACAGGCCAGCTACGATCAAGCGGGCCGGCCGAACATCACCTTTCAAACCAAAGATCCGGCGAGATTCGGCAAGTTGACAACGGCGAACGTGCAAAAGCCGCTGGGGATCTTTCTCGATCATCGTTATGTCTCGGCGCCGACCGTGATCAGCCCGATCTACGATAGCGGCGAGATCACCGGATCGTTTACGCAAGAGCAAACGATAACCTTAGCCAACGAGCTCAACGCCGGCGCGCTTCCCGCGCGCATCTCAATTATCGAAAAAGAAACGATCGGACCCACGCTCGGAAAGATCGATCTCGTCCAATCCATGCGCGCCGCGGCACTCGGGTTGGGCTTGGTTTTGATCTTCATGGTCGGCGTCTACCGTTTACCGGGTTTGCTCGCCAACTTGGCTCTGGCGATCTACGTGCTGATCATGATGGCGATTCTCGCGCTCTCGCACGCCACGCTCACCTTGCCGGGCATCGCCGGTTTCGTGCTTTCGATCGGCATGGCCGTCGACGCGAACGTGCTGATCTTCGAACGCATCAAAGAGGAGCTCTGGAACGGCAAGACGATGCGCGCCGCCGTGCGTGTCGGATTCCAGCGCGCCTTCTCGGCCGTCTTCGACAGTCACTTCACTACGATCGTCGGCGCGGGCGTTCTCTACATGCTCGGGACCGGAACGGTTAAAGGCTTTGCCTTCACGCTTTTCTGGGGCACGGTCGTTTCGCTCTTCACGGCCGTCTTCATCACGCGGTTCTTCGTCGACGTGCTGGTTGACAACGAGATCTTGACGTCACCGGAGCTGTACGGCGTCAAGCGGTCCGAGCTGGGAATCTTCGCCAAAACCGCCGGAGCGGAGACCTAA